A single genomic interval of Noviherbaspirillum cavernae harbors:
- a CDS encoding organic hydroperoxide resistance protein, translated as MQILYTAQATATGGRDGRAVTSDNHLDVKLNTPKKLGGAGGAGTNPEQLFAAGYSACFLSALKFVAMHAKLALPADAAVTAEVGIGPNGQGGFGLAAELRVALPGMEREAAQALVNKAHEVCPYSNATRGNIEVKVTLA; from the coding sequence ATGCAGATCCTGTACACCGCACAAGCCACGGCAACCGGCGGCCGCGACGGCCGCGCAGTCACCAGCGACAATCACCTCGACGTCAAGCTGAATACGCCGAAGAAACTGGGCGGTGCAGGCGGCGCGGGCACCAATCCGGAACAATTGTTTGCAGCCGGATACTCGGCATGCTTTCTATCCGCACTGAAATTCGTCGCGATGCACGCGAAGCTTGCGCTGCCCGCGGATGCGGCAGTGACGGCCGAAGTCGGCATCGGCCCGAACGGACAAGGCGGTTTCGGACTGGCGGCGGAATTGCGGGTGGCCCTGCCCGGCATGGAGAGGGAAGCCGCGCAGGCGCTGGTGAACAAGGCGCATGAGGTATGTCCCTACTCCAATGCGACGCGCGGCAATATCGAGGTGAAGGTAACGCTGGCCTGA
- a CDS encoding MarR family winged helix-turn-helix transcriptional regulator — translation MSKSKLSHTAPSPDPLALDNQFCFALYSASLAMTKSYKPHLDKIGLTYPQYLVMLVLWEQDDVLVKSIGERLFLDSGTLTPLLKRLEASSLIARTRDESDERQVRITLTREGRALKKKAQHIPREMLCASGQPQHALGSLRAQLSAIRNDLGREKD, via the coding sequence ATGTCGAAAAGCAAGCTCTCTCACACCGCACCCTCCCCCGACCCGCTGGCGCTGGATAACCAATTCTGCTTTGCGCTCTATTCCGCGTCGCTGGCGATGACCAAGAGCTACAAGCCACATCTCGACAAGATCGGCCTCACCTATCCGCAATACCTGGTCATGCTGGTGCTGTGGGAGCAGGACGACGTGCTGGTCAAAAGCATCGGCGAGCGCCTGTTCCTCGATTCCGGCACGTTGACGCCCCTGTTGAAGCGACTCGAAGCATCCTCGCTCATCGCCCGCACGCGCGACGAGTCCGACGAGCGGCAGGTGCGCATCACCCTGACGCGTGAGGGCCGCGCATTGAAGAAGAAGGCGCAGCACATACCGCGCGAAATGCTGTGTGCCAGCGGCCAGCCGCAGCATGCGCTGGGAAGCCTGCGCGCCCAGCTGTCGGCGATACGGAACGATCTGGGGCGCGAGAAGGACTGA